From Alphaproteobacteria bacterium, one genomic window encodes:
- a CDS encoding CoA transferase gives MTDAASGPLSGITVVDMTRVLAGPYCTMVLSDLGARIIKVEPPGGDDARAYGPWVDGLSAYFMSLNRGKESIVLDLKDAGDKAILEDLLEHADVLVENFRPDTMTRLGFGYEAVSERHPRLIYAACSGFGQTGPDSQRPAYDMVVQGMGGIMSLTGHEGGEPTRVGTAIGDITAGMFTAIGINAALYERECSGRGQFIDIAMLDCQVAILENAIARYFTTGETPGPSGARHPAIAPFECYRSGDGHIIMAAGNDALFVRLCEALDMAGLPSNPLFSTNPLRMQHVEALKVELEAVLTTDTTEHWLAKLEAAGVPCGPLNTVAHTVSHRQVLARNMVVGIDDPKAGPLRIAGNPIKMPAHPDPESRGAVPELDGDRARILAQFSSG, from the coding sequence ATGACAGATGCTGCCTCCGGGCCACTTTCTGGGATCACCGTTGTCGACATGACGCGGGTGCTTGCTGGCCCCTATTGCACCATGGTGCTGTCGGACCTTGGCGCCCGCATCATTAAAGTCGAGCCGCCGGGCGGTGACGATGCGCGCGCCTACGGACCCTGGGTGGACGGGCTCTCAGCCTATTTCATGTCGCTCAACCGCGGTAAGGAGAGCATCGTGCTTGACCTCAAGGATGCGGGGGATAAGGCGATCCTGGAAGACTTGTTGGAACATGCCGATGTGTTGGTCGAGAACTTCCGTCCCGACACCATGACCAGGCTCGGCTTCGGCTACGAAGCGGTGAGCGAGCGCCACCCACGGCTGATCTACGCTGCGTGTTCCGGCTTTGGCCAGACCGGGCCTGATTCCCAGCGTCCGGCCTATGATATGGTGGTGCAGGGCATGGGCGGCATCATGAGTCTGACTGGCCACGAGGGCGGCGAGCCGACGCGGGTGGGCACTGCGATCGGCGATATCACCGCCGGCATGTTCACGGCTATCGGTATAAACGCGGCGCTGTATGAGCGCGAGTGCAGCGGCCGCGGCCAGTTCATCGACATCGCCATGCTCGACTGCCAGGTGGCAATCCTGGAGAACGCTATCGCGCGCTACTTCACCACTGGGGAGACGCCCGGCCCGAGTGGCGCGCGGCATCCCGCCATTGCGCCTTTCGAATGTTATCGTAGCGGCGATGGTCACATCATCATGGCCGCCGGTAACGACGCGCTGTTCGTGCGGTTGTGCGAGGCGCTGGACATGGCGGGCCTGCCGAGCAATCCGCTGTTCTCGACGAACCCGCTGCGTATGCAGCATGTCGAGGCCCTGAAGGTGGAGTTGGAGGCGGTGCTGACTACGGACACCACCGAGCATTGGCTGGCTAAGTTGGAAGCGGCGGGCGTGCCCTGCGGGCCACTCAACACCGTCGCCCATACGGTCAGCCACCGTCAAGTACTGGCGCGCAATATGGTGGTTGGTATTGACGACCCCAAGGCGGGGCCGCTGAGAATCGCCGGCAACCCGATCAAGATGCCGGCTCACCCCGATCCCGAAAGCCGCGGTGCCGTTCCCGAACTCGACGGCGACCGAGCGCGGATCTTGGCCCAGTTCAGCAGCG